The Caviibacter abscessus genome window below encodes:
- a CDS encoding CPBP family intramembrane glutamic endopeptidase gives MKNISEERKSISIYEIAFFFALCCVVTLVLSNILEPIFHYFKLIEDTSLYSDASTSISLVVYTVIIGSIFEEMLYRGFLLRKLEKYGPFFAVITSSIFFGTTHQNIYQVFVIAIASTIIGYVAYKYSFKIAVLLHIMNNLNVEINSQLANINASYSTYYQYALFVLSLIITIKYKDIIKNINILDRFKHEKESFKTFFTRIPVLILLSHDIFFTIISAF, from the coding sequence GTGAAAAATATTAGTGAAGAAAGAAAAAGCATTAGTATTTATGAAATTGCATTCTTTTTTGCATTGTGTTGTGTAGTTACCTTAGTTTTATCAAATATTTTGGAACCAATATTTCATTATTTTAAATTAATTGAAGATACTTCGTTGTATTCTGATGCTTCAACAAGTATATCACTTGTGGTTTATACAGTAATAATAGGATCTATATTTGAAGAAATGCTATACAGAGGTTTTTTACTAAGAAAATTGGAAAAATATGGTCCATTTTTTGCCGTTATAACATCTTCAATATTCTTTGGAACAACACATCAAAATATATATCAAGTTTTTGTAATAGCTATTGCAAGTACAATTATTGGATATGTTGCGTATAAATATTCATTTAAAATTGCAGTTTTACTTCATATAATGAATAATCTTAATGTTGAAATAAACTCACAATTAGCAAATATAAATGCATCATACAGTACATATTATCAATATGCACTTTTCGTCTTATCACTTATAATTACAATAAAATATAAAGATATAATAAAAAATATTAATATATTAGATAGATTTAAGCATGAAAAAGAAAGTTTTAAAACTTTTTTTACAAGAATACCTGTCCTAATTCTACTTTCTCATGACATATTTTTTACGATTATATCGGCATTTTAA
- a CDS encoding copper homeostasis protein CutC, with protein sequence MKKIEICLQNIDDIILVNKYECISRIELNSAIEVGGLTPDINLLKNARKVSNKKIISMIRIRSGNFIYTDNEFEIMLESAKNIINYCDGLAFGALNEDLTIDVEKTKKIINLCRENNKEFVFHRAIDIVKDYKKSIELLDKLGVDRILTSGHEVDAVLGFENIKRLNTKCEILIGSGINIENINLFNGYNIHGTFSKRVDSKLFGYYLKVDEKILDKIDKMYSF encoded by the coding sequence ATGAAGAAAATAGAAATATGTTTACAAAATATTGACGATATAATACTTGTAAATAAGTATGAATGTATATCTAGAATAGAGCTTAACAGTGCAATTGAAGTAGGAGGACTTACACCAGATATAAATTTATTGAAAAATGCAAGAAAAGTTAGTAATAAGAAGATAATATCAATGATAAGAATACGTTCAGGTAATTTCATATATACAGATAATGAATTTGAAATTATGCTAGAAAGTGCAAAAAATATTATTAATTATTGTGATGGATTAGCTTTTGGTGCATTGAATGAAGATTTAACAATAGATGTAGAAAAAACTAAAAAAATTATAAACTTGTGTAGGGAAAATAATAAAGAGTTTGTATTTCATAGAGCTATAGATATAGTTAAAGACTATAAAAAATCAATAGAATTACTAGATAAATTAGGTGTTGATAGAATACTTACAAGTGGTCATGAAGTAGATGCAGTTTTAGGTTTTGAGAATATAAAAAGGTTAAATACAAAATGTGAAATTTTGATAGGTTCCGGAATAAATATAGAAAATATTAATTTATTTAATGGGTATAATATCCACGGTACATTTTCAAAAAGAGTAGATTCAAAATTATTCGGTTATTATTTAAAAGTAGATGAAAAAATATTAGATAAAATAGATAAAATGTATAGTTTTTAG